AACTTGAGGGCGTGGCGGTCGTTGGGCGTGTACTCGAAGTCGGTGCGCAGGTTGTAGTCGCGGATGGACGAGCCCAGGTTGAACGAGAACTGGTCGAGCTTGTTGGTCAGGTTGTACTGGTAGTCGGTCACGGTGGCCGTGGTGTTCACCAGCAGCCGCGGGTTGAACACGTGGTTCCAGCGCAGCGTGGCCAGCGTGTTGCCCCAGTTGAAGTTGAAATTGAAGCCGCTGGTGGCCCCCGAGTAGCCAAATATGTCGCGCCCCAGGTAGGCGCTCAGGTACAGGTTGTCCTGGGGCCCCAGGGTGTAGTTGGCCTTAAAGTTGAGGTCGTAGAAGTAGTAGTCGGGGATGGGCGTGAAGTCCACCTTGTTCACGTTGGCCCGGTTGTAGGCGCGGGTGAAGATGTCGAAATACGTGCGTCGCCCCGACACAATGAACGAGCCCTTGCCCTTGTTGATGGGCCCCTCGAAGGTGAGGCGCGACGAAATCAGCCCCAGGCCGCCCGTCACGTGGTAGTTCTGGCGGTCGCCTTCGCGCAGCTTCACGTCTACCACCGACGACAAGCGGCCCCCGAACTGCGCTGGGAAACCGGCCTTGTACAAGTCCACGCTCTGCACGGCATCGGAATTAAACACCGAAAACAGGCCGAATAAGTGGCTGGGGTTATACACCGTGGCGTTGTCGACCAAAAACAGGTTCTGATCGGCCGAACCGCCGCGCACAAACAGGCCGCTGGTGCCCTCGCCGCCGGGCTGCACGCCGGGCTTGAGCTGTAAGGTTTTCAAAATATCGACCTCGCCGAACAGCGCCGGCAGCAGCTTGGCCTCGCGGATGCTGAGGTGCTCGACGCCCATTTGCGGGGTTTTGAGCTTCTGCTCCAGCGTTTGAGTGCCCTGCACCACCACCTCGTCCAGCGCGTTTTCGCTCGGCGTGAGCGGGTACACAAAGCGCTGGTTGCGGGTCAGGTTCACGTCGCTCGTCAGCGATTCGTAGCCCACAAACGCCACCACCACCTGGTAGCGCCCGGCCGGCAGCGTCAGGCGGAAGTGGCCCAGCGAATCGGCGGCCGTGCCCGTGTTCAGGGTGGGCACGGCCACGCTGGCCCCGGGCAACGCCTCACCGCTGGCGGCGCGCACCGTGCCGCTCAGCGTGAAGCTAGCCTGCGCATTAGCCGCTGTGCTAAGTAACAGTAAAACAATAACTAACAGCAGCGCTTGCCAGCGCCGCGTGTCTGGAGTAATTAATTGCATAGACCACGGGTAAGATGCAGCAAAGGTACGCCGGCCCAACACCCGCCGGCCCCATCTAGTGCGCCGGGGCCCCGTGTTTTGCGGCGACCATTCGGCCGGAGCACACTCGCCCGCACCAGCCGCCCGGCTATTGCGCCACGAAGGGCCCCACGGCGCGGGCCAGCTCGGTGGCGGGCACGGCCCCGGCCTGCCGCCACACCGGCTGCCCCTGGCGGAACAAAATCAGCGTCGGGATGCTCTGCACGCGGTACTGCTGGGCCACGGCGGGGTTCTTGTCCACGTCGATTTTGATGACGCGCAGCTTGCCCTGGTGCTGGGCGGCAAACTGCTGGAGGATGGGAGCCATCGTTTTGCACGGGCCGCACCAGTCGGCAAAAAAGTCAACCAGCACGGGCATTCCGGGGCTGTCGATTAGTTCGGCGAAGGACTTGCGGGGCATGGCGGAAAAGATTAGCAGTGAGTAGGGCCCCAGCCGCGGGGCACTGGGCTTTCAACGAAAAAGCCCGGCGGCCGGCCGGGCTTTTGGGAGCTATAACTAAAAGAACGGCGCGGCAAGCTGAGCGCTTAGAAGCTATTCAAGTTAATAAAAATGGTCATACTTACCTGGCGTCCACGCGGTAAAGCACCTCTTCTACTTCATTTGGGCAGTTCAACAAAACGGGGGAGGTGCTTCGACAAGCTCAGCATGAGCGCCAACTAAGGGCCTTTAATTGACCAGAACAGTTGCTAAGGCCGCTCTTGTTGCACCACGGTTACATCATTGCCCACCTCGGGCAGGGAAAAGTGGCCGCTCACGGCCCGCTTGCCCTTCACCAGGCACTCCCAGGTGTAGCGGCCGGGCGTGGCGGGGGCTGATTCGCCGGTGGTGGCCTTGAAATAATCAGTCGAAGAGGCATCACTCGGGAACAGCACATCGACCCCATTCTGGCCCTTTTCAATGGTCCGCACCAGCTGGTAGTCTTTGCCGGTGCGCTCGCTGTGCACCACAAATGTGGCCGTGTAGGGCCCCAGCTGGCCAAACTTGTCGAGCACGCCGAGCGTGACGTGGGCGGTGGTGCTCACCATCCAGGTTTGGGCACGGGCCGGCGCCGGAGCGGCCATCCATAGCAGCACCAGGGCCCCCAGCACCCGGCCCCAACGCACGGCAGAAAAGCTTGATTGCGAGTAATGTATGGATTTCATAGAGGTTAAATAAGAAAAAATTGTAAGAAGTAATGAAAGCAGATTTTGCTAAAAATTGGATTCTGGCAGTTCTGGGCCAAGGTAAGAATTTTACCGAAAATTCTTAGAAGCGCGGCAACTCGACTGCGGCTGGCGGGGTTTATTTTTCGCTGGCTGCCCTTGCGCCGGCCCGTGCCCATGCCCCGCCGCCGCGCTTCGTTGCCCGCTTCCTGGCCCCCGGCCCCGGGGCCCTCCGCTTTGTGCTGTGGCCTGTGCGAGCGGGAGGTGCAGGCCACCTCGCGCCACCACCTGGTGCCCCGCGAGGAAGGCGGCCGCTACGGCCCCACCGTCGATTTGTGCCAGCCTTGCCACAGCAGCGTGCACCGCTTTCTTAGTAACCGGGCCCTGGCCCGCGAATACGCCACGGTGGAGGCCCTACGTGCCGCCGAGGAGCTCCAAACCTACCTGCGCTGGGTAAAAAAGCAACGCGTCGAGCGCATCACCAACCGCCGGGGGCGGGCGTAGCCGCTTTCTTTGGGCCCATGAACCGGTATTTCGTGCCCTTCGCCGCCGTGCGGCAGCAACCCACCATTGTGGTCGACAGCGTGGGCCTGGGCGCGGCCCTCACCCTGGCGCACTGGCGCGGCGCGGCCACCCCGGAGGCCCTGCGCGACGATACCAGTGCCGGCTCGGCCCTGCGCGCCCTGCACCACCCCGAAACGCCCGGCCTGGCGGCCCAAGCCGTGACGGCCAACCACTTCGACGTCGACGGCTTCGTGGGCGTGTGGGCCCTGCTGCACCCCGCGCTGGCCTTGCGCCACGAAGCTCTGCTGCGCTTGGTGGCCACGCTGGGCGATTTCCGGGAGCTGGACTGGGCCCACCCGCTGGCCGATTCGGCGTTGCAGCTGGTGTGTTGGCTGAACGCCGAGGAAAAAGCGCGCTTCTACGAGCCCTTCGGGGCCCCCGCCCGGAAGCGGCGCGAAGACGAGGCTTCGGCCGAGAAGTTCGCCTGGTTTTTGCCGCGCTTCGCCGAAATCCTGGAAAGTCCCGACGCCGGCCGCGCCGCCTGGGGCCCCGAGTACGCCCGCGTTAAAGCAGCAATGGCCACGGACCAGGGCCATGACAATCAGCGTGTTGGATATGCCGACGTGGGCCTGGCCGTCGTCCGCACGCCCGGGCCGCTGCCGTACTACGCGCTGTTCGGGCCCACGGCGGGGTTCGATTGGGTGCTGAGCCTTTACGACGGCCAGCGCTACGAGCTGGAGTGCAAGTACACCACTTGGATTGACCTCGAAAGCCGTCCCACGCTGCCGCGCCTAGCGCTGGGGCCCCTAGCGGCCCGCCTCAACGCGCTGGAAACCAGCGGTCGCACCTGGGCCGCCGACGGGCCTACCGATACCGGCCCCCTGCTGCGTCTGGCGGGCCCCCGCAAGCTCAGCAAAGCCCAGCGCTACGCCGATCCCGACGGCCGCCCGATCTACGCCTCGTCGCTCGCCCCAGCGGCGCTGGA
This genomic stretch from Hymenobacter sp. PAMC 26628 harbors:
- a CDS encoding DUF6687 family protein, coding for MNRYFVPFAAVRQQPTIVVDSVGLGAALTLAHWRGAATPEALRDDTSAGSALRALHHPETPGLAAQAVTANHFDVDGFVGVWALLHPALALRHEALLRLVATLGDFRELDWAHPLADSALQLVCWLNAEEKARFYEPFGAPARKRREDEASAEKFAWFLPRFAEILESPDAGRAAWGPEYARVKAAMATDQGHDNQRVGYADVGLAVVRTPGPLPYYALFGPTAGFDWVLSLYDGQRYELECKYTTWIDLESRPTLPRLALGPLAARLNALETSGRTWAADGPTDTGPLLRLAGPRKLSKAQRYADPDGRPIYASSLAPAALEREVLAFLRAGYTGVQPKKYWTWAEVKAVGA
- a CDS encoding TonB-dependent receptor, coding for MQLITPDTRRWQALLLVIVLLLLSTAANAQASFTLSGTVRAASGEALPGASVAVPTLNTGTAADSLGHFRLTLPAGRYQVVVAFVGYESLTSDVNLTRNQRFVYPLTPSENALDEVVVQGTQTLEQKLKTPQMGVEHLSIREAKLLPALFGEVDILKTLQLKPGVQPGGEGTSGLFVRGGSADQNLFLVDNATVYNPSHLFGLFSVFNSDAVQSVDLYKAGFPAQFGGRLSSVVDVKLREGDRQNYHVTGGLGLISSRLTFEGPINKGKGSFIVSGRRTYFDIFTRAYNRANVNKVDFTPIPDYYFYDLNFKANYTLGPQDNLYLSAYLGRDIFGYSGATSGFNFNFNWGNTLATLRWNHVFNPRLLVNTTATVTDYQYNLTNKLDQFSFNLGSSIRDYNLRTDFEYTPNDRHALKFGAAATAHRFGVGRLQAGSGDGSVNFGADVAYTANEGALYVGDNFRATDKLQIDAGLRLSAWHSGTNNYAGLEPRLSTRYSLSDNISLKASYALMYQYVHLVTNSGATLPTDIWYPSRLSVQPQRSQQVSSGVSFLLGGGKFLLTDELYYKWGKNQIDFKDGAQLFVNPELDTEFLFGKSWSYGNELYLEKKTGKTTGWVGYTLAWAWLNIGPQRGTTGVNNGQDYHPNYDRRHNLTVVVMHQLNTRITLTASYIFTSGNLTTLPLGRFGFQDISGANINTNAGNTTGGTDPRPIPIYPDRNTFRLIPYSRLDLGLVYKLRPTQRGGERDFTFSVYNATNRRNAYFDYFETVRDKTSDRITGFRAQQVSLFPFIPSVTYNFKF
- a CDS encoding restriction endonuclease, which codes for MPRRRASLPASWPPAPGPSALCCGLCEREVQATSRHHLVPREEGGRYGPTVDLCQPCHSSVHRFLSNRALAREYATVEALRAAEELQTYLRWVKKQRVERITNRRGRA
- the trxA gene encoding thioredoxin: MPRKSFAELIDSPGMPVLVDFFADWCGPCKTMAPILQQFAAQHQGKLRVIKIDVDKNPAVAQQYRVQSIPTLILFRQGQPVWRQAGAVPATELARAVGPFVAQ